The Chryseobacterium nakagawai genome has a segment encoding these proteins:
- a CDS encoding DinB family protein — translation MDTLSQFKNELEAEYQTTRKFFEAYPDEKNDFSPHEKSMKMLPLATHIAEIFEWPNTMLTTSELDFASGAYQPKQLSTREDLLQTLDQNFKSGKEALENANENDLTASWALKNNGEELAKWSKYESIRHALNQITHHRAQLGVYYRINDIPLPGSYGPSADHQAF, via the coding sequence ATGGATACTTTATCACAATTTAAAAATGAGCTGGAAGCCGAATACCAAACCACCAGAAAATTCTTTGAAGCTTATCCTGATGAAAAAAATGACTTTTCCCCTCATGAAAAAAGTATGAAAATGCTTCCTCTCGCGACTCACATTGCTGAAATTTTTGAATGGCCGAACACCATGCTTACCACATCTGAGCTTGATTTTGCCAGTGGTGCCTATCAGCCTAAGCAACTTTCTACGAGAGAAGATCTTCTTCAAACGCTTGATCAGAATTTCAAATCAGGAAAAGAAGCCCTGGAAAATGCCAATGAGAATGATCTTACAGCAAGTTGGGCGCTGAAAAACAATGGAGAAGAGCTGGCAAAATGGTCTAAATACGAATCCATTCGCCATGCTTTAAACCAAATTACTCATCACAGAGCACAATTGGGTGTTTATTACAGGATCAATGATATTCCTTTACCGGGAAGCTACGGTCCTTCTGCCGATCATCAGGCTTTTTAA
- a CDS encoding M14 family metallopeptidase, with the protein MKLKYLLLTLSSSLLFAQKSFQTPFEKGNGNQTVTYDEMNAYYQDLAKNFNTIQYLKKGEDDNGKPIYVVIYNPFPEKDPEKLRKDKAILFVNNGIHPGEPDGIDATMMLMRDLATKKIKTPQNFIIAAISAYNVSGMLNRGSHSRANQNGPEQYGFRGNVRNYDLNRDFIKADSKNAKSFQEIYQWLKPDVFIDNHVSNGADYQYTFTYISTFKERLGNILGTYFYSDYQAKNLDDMKKLGYESTPYVNIHGDVPEVGFASFEDSPRYSTGYTTLFNSLGTVPETHMLKPYDKRVDATYKYMLVNVQNLDKDYQKIKQLRIENLKQYQAGKQYGICWKIDSTQYTTMDFKGYEGKYKPSEISGKPRLYYDRNKPFTKNIKLFTTAVPTGYITIPKYYVIPQSQYRIIEEFKRNGIQMKPILKDSTIAVESYKIKDFKTVKNPYEGHYLHYETTVETSKKDQKFAAGDYIVSTHQSGVKYIIETLEPEALDSFFNWNFFDGILAQKEYYSAYIFEDTAAELLKKDQKLREAFEMAKKSDKKLAEDGEAQLDWVYRHSPYFEEKTFKQYPVFRVM; encoded by the coding sequence ATGAAACTGAAATATCTCCTGCTTACCTTAAGTTCTTCTCTTCTTTTTGCTCAGAAATCATTCCAGACCCCTTTTGAAAAAGGAAACGGTAATCAAACTGTTACCTATGATGAAATGAATGCCTATTATCAGGATCTGGCCAAAAATTTTAATACCATTCAGTATCTTAAAAAAGGAGAAGATGATAACGGAAAGCCTATCTATGTTGTTATATACAATCCTTTTCCTGAAAAAGATCCCGAAAAACTGAGAAAAGATAAAGCTATTCTCTTTGTCAACAACGGAATTCACCCGGGTGAACCGGACGGAATTGATGCTACCATGATGCTGATGAGAGATTTAGCCACGAAAAAGATTAAAACTCCACAAAACTTTATCATTGCTGCTATTTCAGCCTATAATGTCAGTGGGATGCTGAACAGGGGATCACATTCCAGAGCTAATCAGAATGGTCCGGAGCAATATGGATTCAGAGGAAATGTAAGGAACTATGATCTTAACAGAGACTTCATTAAAGCAGATTCTAAAAATGCGAAAAGCTTTCAGGAAATCTATCAATGGCTGAAACCCGATGTTTTTATTGATAACCACGTTAGTAATGGAGCAGATTACCAATATACTTTTACCTATATCTCAACCTTTAAAGAACGGTTAGGAAATATATTAGGAACCTATTTTTATAGTGATTATCAGGCTAAAAACCTTGATGATATGAAGAAGCTGGGCTATGAGAGTACACCTTATGTTAATATTCATGGCGACGTTCCGGAAGTAGGCTTTGCATCATTCGAAGATTCACCGAGATATTCTACAGGGTATACTACTTTGTTCAATTCTTTAGGAACCGTTCCCGAAACGCACATGCTGAAGCCTTATGATAAAAGGGTAGATGCTACCTACAAATATATGTTGGTCAATGTACAGAATCTTGATAAAGACTACCAGAAGATAAAACAGCTTCGTATAGAGAATCTTAAGCAATACCAGGCAGGCAAACAGTACGGAATTTGTTGGAAAATCGACTCTACCCAATATACAACTATGGATTTTAAAGGGTATGAAGGAAAGTATAAACCAAGCGAAATCTCAGGAAAACCAAGGCTGTATTATGATAGAAACAAACCCTTTACTAAGAATATAAAACTTTTTACCACAGCTGTACCTACTGGATATATCACGATTCCTAAATACTATGTTATTCCACAATCGCAGTACAGGATCATTGAGGAATTTAAGAGAAACGGCATCCAGATGAAGCCAATCCTGAAGGACAGTACCATTGCCGTGGAGTCCTATAAGATCAAAGATTTTAAAACAGTAAAAAACCCTTACGAAGGACACTATCTGCATTATGAAACCACAGTAGAGACCTCCAAAAAAGATCAGAAATTTGCGGCAGGTGATTATATTGTTTCTACCCATCAGTCTGGAGTTAAATACATTATAGAAACCCTTGAACCTGAAGCATTGGATTCTTTTTTTAACTGGAATTTCTTTGATGGGATCTTGGCTCAGAAAGAATATTATTCAGCCTATATTTTTGAAGACACTGCTGCTGAGTTACTTAAAAAAGATCAAAAGCTTAGGGAAGCATTTGAAATGGCAAAGAAATCAGATAAAAAACTGGCAGAAGATGGAGAGGCTCAACTGGATTGGGTGTACAGACATTCGCCTTATTTTGAAGAGAAAACTTTCAAACAGTATCCGGTGTTTAGGGTTATGTAA
- a CDS encoding metallophosphoesterase family protein produces the protein MNRTLVIGDIHGGFRALEQVLERAEVAPNDKLIFLGDYVDGWSESFQVIQTLIELSEKNNCIFIKGNHDVWCEDWLARGEGPGVWLSNGGKSTVDSYENYSQEDQELHLEFFQRMKSYHVDDQNRLFIHAGYSSMHGPEKEVYSSNYRWDRTLWETAVAMDKKLEKHSMLYPKRLLLYKEIFIGHTPTLYIGSKTPTNKANIWNMDTGAAFTGALSIMDIDTNEFWQSDPLPSLYPNEKGRNGDMLNR, from the coding sequence TTAGAACAGGTACTTGAAAGAGCTGAAGTGGCCCCAAATGACAAGCTGATCTTCCTTGGAGATTATGTAGACGGTTGGAGTGAATCTTTCCAGGTTATTCAAACTTTAATAGAACTTTCCGAAAAGAACAACTGTATTTTTATCAAAGGAAATCATGACGTATGGTGTGAAGATTGGTTAGCCCGTGGAGAAGGGCCTGGTGTATGGCTTTCCAATGGCGGGAAAAGTACGGTAGACAGTTATGAGAACTATTCTCAGGAAGATCAAGAGTTACATCTTGAGTTTTTCCAGCGTATGAAAAGTTATCACGTTGATGACCAGAACCGTCTGTTTATTCATGCCGGATACTCGTCCATGCACGGGCCTGAAAAAGAAGTGTATTCCAGCAATTACCGCTGGGATAGAACCCTTTGGGAAACAGCTGTAGCCATGGATAAGAAACTGGAAAAGCACTCCATGTTATATCCCAAAAGGCTGCTTCTTTACAAGGAAATATTTATCGGACATACTCCAACGCTGTATATTGGAAGTAAAACTCCAACCAATAAAGCCAATATCTGGAATATGGATACCGGAGCTGCATTTACAGGTGCATTATCCATCATGGATATTGATACCAATGAATTCTGGCAAAGTGATCCGCTTCCCTCATTATATCCTAATGAAAAAGGAAGGAATGGTGATATGTTAAATAGATGA
- a CDS encoding cupin-like domain-containing protein — MGIILKPIDVVDDISKEEFYEKYLKPRRPVVIKNMAKKWPAYQKWTMEYMKEVVGDVEVPLYDSSKADPSAPINSSAANMKFGDYIDLIQREPTDLRIFLFDPIKYAPKLLEDYISPKELMGGFLDKYPNMFFGGKGSVTFLHFDIDMAHIFHTHFNGRKHILLFDYKWRERLYQIPYATYALEDYDIENPDFTKFPALDGVEGIECFLEHGDTLFMPTGWWHWMKYLDGSFSISLRAWDKSWAVKAHSLWNLTVQRKFDDIMKSNFKNKYMDWKEKMAIKRAEIALKRGLPK; from the coding sequence ATGGGAATTATTTTAAAGCCTATAGATGTTGTAGATGATATTTCTAAAGAGGAATTCTACGAAAAATATCTAAAGCCAAGAAGGCCCGTTGTCATCAAAAATATGGCAAAAAAGTGGCCTGCTTATCAAAAATGGACGATGGAATATATGAAGGAGGTTGTAGGAGATGTGGAGGTCCCGTTATATGACAGCTCAAAGGCAGATCCTTCTGCTCCCATCAATTCTTCTGCAGCCAACATGAAATTCGGAGATTATATAGATCTTATTCAGAGGGAGCCTACTGATCTTAGAATTTTCCTTTTTGATCCGATAAAATACGCTCCAAAACTGTTAGAAGATTATATCTCACCTAAAGAGCTCATGGGTGGATTTCTTGATAAATACCCTAATATGTTCTTCGGTGGGAAAGGCTCCGTTACCTTTTTGCATTTTGATATAGATATGGCGCACATCTTCCATACTCATTTTAACGGAAGAAAGCATATTCTTCTTTTTGATTATAAATGGAGAGAGAGGCTATATCAGATTCCTTATGCAACCTATGCTCTGGAGGATTATGATATTGAAAATCCTGATTTCACAAAGTTCCCGGCATTGGATGGTGTAGAAGGTATTGAATGTTTCCTTGAGCATGGTGATACCCTATTCATGCCTACAGGATGGTGGCACTGGATGAAATATCTTGATGGTTCTTTCTCTATCTCGTTAAGAGCATGGGATAAATCATGGGCAGTAAAAGCACATTCTTTATGGAACCTTACCGTACAACGAAAGTTTGATGACATTATGAAGTCTAACTTCAAGAACAAATACATGGACTGGAAGGAAAAGATGGCCATTAAGAGAGCAGAGATTGCTTTAAAAAGAGGCTTACCAAAATAA
- a CDS encoding carboxypeptidase regulatory-like domain-containing protein → MKKNISLFLMLFITVFTFAQKTISGKITDDDGVGIPSASVTIEEPGKDAILAYGITNSKGEYKVTFTSPESNVDLKVKAFNLKSLTKQISNSDQTLNFKMQSEATEIKEVQLKTKMITARGDTISYDLKAFNSKNDRTLADVMKKIPGIEVNTDGTILYQGNAINKFYVNGKDLMEGGYGTINNSLPKDAVQKVEVLENHQPVKILQDKVPSDQAAINIKLKNSVTMTGRGEVGTGFGEPWLWNVKLTPMFFGQKSQWVVNYKTNNMGEQVENEGNILAFGSGWEGKRSNISQNNWLSVENADAPNLPVKRYLLNSVHYLSANYLTNIDKKKEWELKANANYTNNAVERESNAITTDIQQGIKYNTRFLNNFYTDKLKGELIFTKNAKKGFFKNTTTFSQFWNADRAFAERNDKFGYRYGNEALQSPTSSFQNSLSTIIPWKEKMVNFKSYISYQNDKQVLEISPANYLLIPYKEKDDDEIKNMKFAPGSIALQSFRIKSLDTSHSANISFTTKGWTFTPQVGIDFSTDKLTTNFDAITEDNKPDFSTLAYENDLKFTRVNPSASVGINYKSESWSLFSSFPVNFNNIKAEDQFRNVSKSLNKVTFTPNIFAQYSFASFFKASMSGGISNNFGDIQTAYAGYILTSPGGFSIMSPENPIPQTTTKNGGVRLEYRNPLNNLFFNVGYRLSDAKNNLLASSVVNASGISMTEYIERENKRTNNSYYAEIGKYFPKFKTNASFSFNNSLSKSQLIRNTDLIDNKTDANTLGFKLNNTYFSWMSIDFNATKTWSKQSNAYLTGNLGKIEGYTHNLNVFFYPLEGHTLGFYWDQINSKLGDTKFNNGFFDVSYQFSWTKKKVDFELKWMNIADRKVFEKVTVEDATIKQTTMQLRPSQVMFTVKFNFK, encoded by the coding sequence ATGAAAAAAAATATTTCCTTATTTCTGATGCTTTTTATAACGGTATTCACCTTTGCTCAGAAAACAATTTCCGGAAAAATTACGGATGATGATGGGGTAGGTATACCGAGTGCAAGTGTAACCATTGAAGAACCGGGAAAAGATGCCATTTTAGCTTATGGAATAACGAATTCCAAAGGGGAGTACAAGGTTACTTTCACCTCTCCGGAATCCAATGTGGACCTTAAGGTAAAAGCCTTCAACCTGAAATCGCTCACAAAGCAAATCAGCAACAGTGATCAGACTCTGAATTTTAAAATGCAGTCTGAAGCTACAGAAATTAAGGAAGTACAACTGAAAACAAAAATGATCACTGCGAGAGGAGATACCATTTCCTATGATCTTAAAGCATTCAACAGCAAAAATGACAGGACCCTGGCCGATGTCATGAAAAAGATTCCCGGAATTGAAGTCAATACAGACGGAACCATTCTGTATCAGGGAAATGCAATCAATAAATTCTATGTCAACGGTAAAGACCTTATGGAAGGTGGTTATGGGACAATCAATAATTCGCTTCCCAAAGATGCTGTACAAAAAGTGGAAGTCCTTGAAAATCACCAGCCGGTAAAAATCCTTCAGGATAAAGTACCTTCAGACCAGGCGGCGATCAATATTAAACTTAAAAACTCAGTAACTATGACCGGCCGTGGTGAAGTGGGGACCGGTTTTGGTGAACCATGGCTATGGAATGTGAAGCTTACTCCTATGTTTTTCGGACAGAAAAGCCAGTGGGTAGTCAACTATAAAACCAATAATATGGGTGAGCAGGTGGAAAATGAAGGGAATATTCTGGCATTCGGAAGTGGATGGGAAGGGAAGAGATCCAATATTTCCCAGAATAACTGGCTGAGTGTAGAAAATGCAGATGCACCCAATCTTCCTGTGAAAAGATATTTGCTGAATAGTGTACATTACCTCTCTGCCAATTACCTTACCAATATTGATAAGAAAAAAGAATGGGAACTTAAAGCCAATGCCAATTATACTAATAATGCGGTGGAAAGAGAGTCAAATGCTATAACTACAGATATCCAGCAGGGAATAAAGTATAATACCAGGTTTCTGAATAATTTTTATACAGATAAACTTAAAGGAGAATTAATTTTCACAAAGAATGCTAAAAAGGGATTCTTTAAAAATACAACAACTTTCTCCCAGTTTTGGAATGCAGATAGAGCCTTTGCAGAGAGAAATGATAAATTTGGATATAGATACGGAAATGAAGCATTGCAGTCTCCAACTTCATCATTTCAGAACTCCTTAAGTACCATCATTCCATGGAAAGAGAAAATGGTCAATTTTAAATCCTATATAAGTTATCAGAATGATAAACAGGTATTGGAGATTTCTCCTGCCAATTATTTACTAATTCCTTATAAAGAGAAAGATGATGATGAAATTAAAAATATGAAGTTTGCACCTGGAAGCATTGCTTTACAGAGTTTTAGAATTAAAAGTTTAGATACATCACACTCTGCAAATATCAGTTTTACCACAAAAGGATGGACGTTTACACCACAAGTTGGAATTGATTTTTCTACAGATAAGTTAACTACTAATTTTGATGCAATTACAGAGGATAACAAACCTGATTTCAGTACCTTGGCTTATGAAAATGATTTAAAGTTCACTAGAGTTAACCCATCTGCTTCAGTAGGGATAAACTATAAATCAGAATCATGGAGCTTATTTTCCAGCTTTCCGGTTAACTTTAATAATATAAAAGCAGAAGACCAGTTCAGAAATGTTTCAAAGTCTTTAAATAAAGTGACCTTTACCCCTAATATTTTTGCTCAATACTCTTTTGCATCATTCTTTAAAGCAAGTATGAGCGGAGGAATCAGTAATAATTTCGGAGATATACAAACTGCTTATGCAGGATATATTCTTACAAGCCCTGGGGGGTTCAGTATAATGAGTCCTGAAAATCCAATACCTCAGACTACTACAAAAAATGGAGGAGTAAGGTTGGAATATAGAAACCCACTTAATAATCTTTTCTTTAATGTAGGGTATAGGCTAAGTGATGCTAAAAATAACTTATTGGCTTCAAGTGTCGTTAATGCATCAGGGATCAGTATGACTGAATATATAGAGCGTGAAAATAAAAGAACAAACAATAGCTATTATGCAGAAATAGGAAAATATTTTCCAAAATTTAAAACCAATGCATCATTTAGCTTCAATAATAGTCTATCAAAATCACAATTGATAAGGAATACAGATTTGATTGATAATAAGACTGATGCCAATACATTAGGCTTTAAGTTGAACAATACTTATTTCTCATGGATGAGTATAGATTTTAATGCTACTAAAACATGGAGCAAGCAATCTAATGCCTATCTGACAGGAAACTTAGGAAAAATAGAAGGATATACCCATAATTTAAATGTATTCTTCTATCCTTTGGAAGGTCATACGCTTGGATTCTATTGGGATCAGATTAATTCAAAATTGGGCGATACAAAATTTAACAATGGATTTTTTGATGTATCCTATCAATTCAGTTGGACTAAGAAAAAAGTTGATTTTGAACTGAAATGGATGAATATTGCTGATAGAAAAGTATTTGAAAAGGTAACTGTAGAAGATGCTACAATTAAACAAACCACAATGCAGCTCCGTCCTAGTCAAGTCATGTTTACGGTAAAATTCAATTTTAAATAA
- a CDS encoding GLPGLI family protein, producing the protein MKKLFSVFLITLFAFANAQEAKETANRFFYELTFKPKKDSVKLDKLITILDITPKKSIYQDYTIPSQDSIIKLAVEEMEKAKTWKDISKLIRMPKFAYKIVKTYPEMKEQYVDRVSMNLFGYDDPVKFTWNILPEKQKIGEYNTQKATTEYGGRKWTAWFSSDIPFQDGPYKFYGLPGLIVKIEDDEKNYSWMLSGNKKIENYDELSYSDKINAKYGVSNTVTPTTKEKFDKAYASFKQDPMAEIRQRVTPEMMNMKMPGSDVTIGDALKRQEKMTKDYFNSNDNPIEKDQASSDKKKK; encoded by the coding sequence ATGAAAAAGCTATTTTCAGTATTTCTTATCACGCTTTTTGCCTTTGCTAATGCTCAGGAAGCTAAAGAAACGGCTAACCGATTCTTTTATGAACTTACATTTAAGCCCAAAAAAGACTCTGTAAAGCTAGATAAGCTGATAACGATTTTGGATATTACTCCTAAAAAATCTATTTATCAGGATTATACCATTCCTTCTCAGGATTCTATTATCAAGCTCGCTGTTGAGGAAATGGAGAAAGCCAAAACATGGAAAGATATTTCTAAACTCATCAGGATGCCTAAGTTTGCCTACAAGATTGTGAAAACTTATCCGGAAATGAAAGAGCAGTATGTTGATAGAGTAAGCATGAATTTATTTGGATATGATGATCCTGTTAAGTTTACCTGGAATATTCTTCCGGAGAAGCAGAAAATAGGAGAATACAATACTCAAAAAGCGACTACAGAATATGGAGGCAGAAAATGGACTGCATGGTTTAGTTCAGATATTCCTTTTCAGGATGGCCCCTATAAGTTCTACGGCCTTCCAGGGTTAATCGTTAAGATTGAAGATGACGAGAAAAACTATTCCTGGATGTTAAGCGGGAATAAGAAGATTGAAAATTATGATGAGTTATCCTATTCAGATAAGATCAATGCGAAATATGGTGTTTCCAACACAGTAACACCTACAACAAAAGAAAAATTTGACAAGGCCTATGCTAGTTTTAAGCAGGATCCAATGGCTGAAATCAGACAAAGAGTGACTCCGGAAATGATGAATATGAAAATGCCGGGATCTGATGTAACCATCGGTGATGCACTTAAAAGACAAGAAAAGATGACGAAGGATTACTTTAACTCAAATGATAATCCGATTGAAAAAGATCAGGCTTCTTCTGATAAAAAGAAAAAATAA